The following nucleotide sequence is from Anguilla rostrata isolate EN2019 chromosome 3, ASM1855537v3, whole genome shotgun sequence.
AAATCCCaaagaattaaaatgacaaaaaaagtgagctaattttttcacattttttaaaaaggtcttTTTCTGGCACTGTTGGCAAATACTTTCGGCAATGTTCAATAAACTATGTGAACGTACTCACTGAATATGCAGCGTATAGTGTGCAGAGTATTGCACATACTCTAcctttcacattaaaatgtgcagGCTCATCTTCATGCAAGGAGACAGTCTCACAAGTGTAATTGCCTTCATCAGATGAGTTGAAGGGGGATATTTGTAAAACCACTCCATCTCCCCTTTGTTGTATTGTTATTCTGGAATCACAGGTGCTGTTTcttgtaatattttcaaattccaAAGCCACAAAACAGTCACTTCCATCTCTTCTCTTAATGTCCCACCTCACCATGTTTAATTCATTCCATCTTCTATTTGAGCACAGGAGAGATACATTATTTCCCGTTCCaaaagttttcatttgaatCCCTGTTTTGCAAAGGCACAAAAAAAGTTGCATCATCAATATCCACTGTGTAGATTTTTCATGGTTATTAAGTTTCAATCTGTCATAGTTACTAAAAGGAAAACGATTGATGTTTATGCAGCTCTTTGCAATATAATATgcccttttgtgtttttacaaaataagggagctgtcatttttgtgtagacagtttttttcttaccttgagtgtgtgtgtcttttagATGCAGGGCTACAGTCAACCCAAACAAAATCAGTTCCATGATCCCGTGCACCTGGACAAAAGTGATCAAGTGGAAAGCTTTGAAAATGGCCTCTGGTGGTATTGCGCTCTGCTCCATAAAATGCAGTGCTGAGCATTTACACACAAGCACTAATTTACCGCCTAATGAGTGCCAATAATAAACACAGCGCTTACTCATATTGATGCAAAACCTTCCTGTGGTTTCACATACAGTATTCAGCTCTATTCAGCTGCTACAGGAACTGTGCACAGCTGCAGAACAGCATGTAGCATACACTGTAACTGACAGTGTGATGTAAGCAATCAATGTAATGTTAACTTAATGAATTTGTATTGCTGCAGAACAGCATGTAGCATGTGCTGTAACTGACAATGTAACATAAACCCAATGTGATGTAAACTTAAGAATGAAACTGTATTGCTGCAGAACACCATGTAGCATACACTGTAACTGGCAATGGAATGTACAGTAAACTGATCATGTAATGCAAATGCACTGTACACTTAAgggcaaatttattttggtgtATGGATTTTCTCCATGgcgtaattttaaaaaacaggaagtaataTACATGTAAAGAAATGTGTCCCAAACCAGAAGGTGTTTCTCACAACCACGAGACACACAGTTAAATCAGAAGCAGAAGTGTGCTGTGAACAGAAGGACCCCGCAGGTTTCACTGAGCTCTGTCCAAAGATGATGGTCTAATCTTTGTACGACATTGAAAATTGATGTACCAAAGTAACAATAttgtcaatttaaaaataagggCTTTGCAAGAAAAGAAAGCGTTTTTTGGCCCTGGGCATGGGTGTGCTGTACTCAGTGTAAAAATGACGGGAGCAAAATAAACTAGGAGGATGGACTGTTTAGTTCACTGAAATCACCAGAATCATCGCTGCATCATGTAGGTGCTGGACCATACAAATGGGGCCCAGCTTACATATTGTAGCAATCCTGACTGTTAGACAGAGTAACTTCACTAGGAGGAGTATTATATCAGGACATTCCACCTCAACAACGGGTCTGTCCTTTTGTTTAACAAGGAACAGCATAGCACTGTGGACTTTGAGAATAGAGCTTGGTTCCTAAGCTCTTTGCTTCCTTGAGAATCCTCCAATTGCCATGATATCACTAATTCTACACAACCGGATATTCATTGATGCAATTCAGAAGCACTGTGTGCATTGACTACCACAGTTGTCATCCAGCTTCTGGTTACCTGACTACCACCCCCACTGCTCCACGAagcccccccaaaaccccccaccccccacactaCTGCAGGATTGTTAACACTTAAAGCACAAACAGCCTCAAAAAGTGAAGGCTCTAAGAGAAAAGGACTAAAGATTTGAATATGTTATAAGGCATTTAAGATGTGGACCATGGAAGATATTTTGTACCAAGGTCTCTCAACAATGTCAGTAGTCACACTTGGATATTTGTCAAGCTAATTATCATTCACAGACCAGCACTTCAGTACTGCTTTAGAATTATTAAAGGAATCCATAATCTCTCACGGTTTGCTGTAGTCACCACAGTGATATTGACACAATAGAAATAAAGTCATTTTGATTTTGCTTCCATTTCATTTAATCTATTTTATCAGAAGCCGCCCTTTCAAATGAGGctgtaaaaaacataaaatagacAGCTGACCACCAAGCATAGGTTTCAGATTCAAaacttttaaatataatttcttttttggtcTTTAGATATTCAGACTCACCTTACTGATCGTGAGCGTGAGGCTTGAGCGAGCAGCGATGTGTAACAGCATCATCAGAGTTTTACAGGGGAAAATTAAGAAGTGATGAGACCTCAATGCGTTCTTTTACtgccttgttctttttttttctttgtttctattAAAGAGAAGCAGAAGTTTCCTGAGCTCAGCAGTTGTGAAACCTGCTTGAAATGTAGGTTAACAGTCTGCAAGGGTTTTTGTCGCTAAGAATGTCTCAAGTTAAGACCGTCTCGACTTAGGCACAGTACAAAGAAACACTCATCttagaaaactgaaatatatggGAATAACAAAAAAGTTGAAAGGAAATGTTAGAACTAtgcaaaaaataacttaaaaaacaattcaaaaagATGATTGCATCATAAGCAATTGCAGTGTCTGAACAATGCAGCCAACCGTGGACTGCCAAAGTCAAATCACATAAATTGCAGTATTTAGTTCATACTTTTATCCAGGGGGACCTacatcaatacatttttaacctaggctacaatccatttatacagctagatatgttattgaagcaattcagggaaggtaccatgctcaagggtacagcggcaatGCCCTATCTGGGAATCCAACCCACAAGTTCCAAGATCATTCAAGATAGATCCCAGTTCCATAAGACTCCTTACAAAGCATTGAAATATGGCATGCAttgtaaacaattttgtttCCGTTTTTGAAGTCATTTCCTGCCAGTATGACCCTCCACCACACGGGGGAGTGTTAAGCCAAAGAAAGCACTTACTGTGCCCTGTGGAATTACGTCTATTCTACCAGTAAGACGTTTTACTTCTTAACCCAATCCAAAGCCAGCAATCAAGTCTATGATGCTGCAAGAATACAGGTCCTCGAGCTTCATGGATAAACATATTATTGAATATATGATTAAACGTAACCTTAAAATAATGTCCCGAGTTGTGCTTACCCTTGATTTATAAAGGTAAttgataacaaaacaaaaaaaaacagttgctcACGTTGATTTTAAGTGCTGTATCTGCATCTTACGCACCTGTGATATATAAGTCTCAATCTTCAATTTGAACACCAATAATGCTAGTGCAGCCATGACTGAATAATAGTTTTCTCATACAGCAGGCTATTTGTGACATTTCATCATATCTTACATGGGATCATGATTTTTGCATTCTTCATACCTAAAACattatcaattatcaattaaattgtattaattatttatgtgtgCACACAGCCAGGGGATTCATGCACAGCCATCAAACGTGCAGTAACTCGACTTAACAGTTCGTAATTAACTTACGTCTAGTGGAAACTTCACGTAGAGATACTGATACTATCATATCCACGTCAAAGGgggattttataaataattactcAGTCATGGTTTTCTGTGTAAGCCACTATTTAAGATACAATTTGAACATAAGACCATTTTATAAGGCCCCTGGGGCTGCACTACTATtgggcagtggttcccaaaaCTCTCCTGGTGTACTCCTAACCGgatccaggtatttgatgtgttccacctcaagcacacctgatacAACTAATCAAGAGTTTTATTAGTTGTATCAGGTGttcttcagtttttatttgtatagtgctttttacagagaactacCAGAAAGACACAGTGAAAAGAGTAGCAGTGAAAAGAGCAAGAAACAGagtaaaacagcaaaaaccaggcctggacccccaaaaagcaagcacaaggtaaaaaaaaacttccactggGGAGAAAAATCTTCAAACGGTGGCGAGAAAAATCTCCCTGAGAAGAAATCTCGGGCAGAGCCTGGTTATTGAGGGGAAGGCCATGCTCCATTGgccggcctggtgtaaagtatTAGGAGAATggaatataataaatgacagaatcacagaaattaaaatggGTTCAGCTGGTTACAGCTGAGGCTATAAACTAAATGGAATAGTAGAGGTCCAAATCGTATAGTATAGTGCGGTTTAGAGGGTCTGGTTAATTCATCTGGAGCTACAGGCTGAATCAAGGCATGAACTGGCgaggaacagggctgcagcGGTCCGTGGCCATGGAGTGATTGACAGGGCTGGAGCAATCCCGGGAACTCAGGCAAGGAAACAAGGCTGGAGCGTTTTGTGAACTCAGGACAAAGGAGGgacaaggaaaaaagaaacagcgaTTATGAGATTAGGCACTATAAAGATTGTCAACAAAGTAAATGTACTGCAGCCCCAACTCAATTTCAATGTATGCTCTAACCCTGTAGGGATAACTCAGATCAAACATTCATGCAAAAAGGCTGAACTACCAAGTGTGTCAGATCTGTTCAGGCCAGTTTGACACTTCACGCTAGATAACTGATTTTGTCAGCTCTATAACGGCCTGCTTGACACCTCAGATGTATGTAAACAGCCCACTAACAAGTGCTGCTTAGATTTGATAAGCACGTGCTGTATCTGGTCCTGCTGGTTTGAGTGGAAGTTCTGAAAGTATGCCCTGGCCCACTCAGTAGTCCAGATTAAACTTGACCATTTAACAGGACATAGGACTAGAGGAATGGCTAACTATTGGCTAAAGAGATAAGTTTTAAGTCTACACTTTAAGACAGAGTGTGTCTGAAGCCTGCACATGCATGGGGAGAGGGTTCCATAAAACAGGAACTCTGTAAGAGAAGGCTCCACCTCCCATTGTAGTCTTAGATTATGCATGGAATTTTCACATGACCAGCATCTTGAGAACCAAGTAATCTTAGAGGAGAGTAAGGAATAAATAATTCACTAAGGTATTCTGGAGCCAAaccatttaaagctttataagtTAACAGTCGGATCTTATAGTCAATTCTAAATTTGGACTGGCACTGGActgatatttttccatttcttagTTCTAGTAAGAACCTTAGCAGCTGCATTCTCTACAATATTTCAGAGATATTTCAGGGCTGAATTGTTGCAACCAGTCTATGAAATATATAATCAAGCCAGGAGGCTGCAAATGCATGAACCATTTTTAAGCATCCTGGAGGAATAACATCTTCCATAATTTAGATATGTTCTTCTGGTGGAAGAAGGCCACTCTAATGACATTATTAATCTGGGTCTGAAAGGAGAGATCTGAATCAAATGTTACACCAAGGTTTTCAATaactgcagagacagagaaactaTATATATTTGGGGAATTTAAAGAGATTTGGAACCTAAGCATCTCAGTTTTATCAGAATTCAACATGAGGAAACTTTGGGTCATCCAAGCCTTTGTGTCTTGAAGATTTGACTAGCAGATCAACTTCACTTGGTTTAAAAGATAAGTAAAGTTGCTTATCATTTGCATAGCTGTGATAGTTAACATCATGTCTGCTTATGATGTTCCCAAGGGGGAGCATGTTCTGAGAAAAGAGCAAAGGACCCAGCATGGATCCTTGAGGTACACCAAAAGTTATGGAATTAACAGATTGAGATCAATCAGCAAGATAAGATTTAAAGCACATTAGGGCTTTCCCAGTGACACCAAGTCTTTTTTCTTGCCTACAGGGGAGAATATGGCAATCTATGGGAACATAGCCAGATAACAATAAGGAATTAATTATATGAAAAAGAGCTTTAAATGTGTGCTTGAggtggaacacatcaaatactTGGGTCCATTAAGGGGATATCCAATAACAGGTTTGGGAGCACTGCTATAGAGAATCTCTGGTCATTAGTCAGTGAAAGGATTGTAACATCACAGATCCATCAGCAAAATAGTCTCATTTAACTAGATATGACATCACCAGTTAGATTACCAGtatcaaaaattattttaatttccaaattttgaaatatatagGATGTAACAATTTCACGTGACAGAAATGTGTTctttaaataagatttttaacattcaacagcaacattattattattattattattattattattattattattattattatcattattattatgcaataaCGCACCTGTATGGTGCACATTTAGAATCATACTTCTACAGTGTTCAAACCGTATGAGATGAGTACAATTCAGCCAGTGGGATTTCTTCATATcttgcatttgaaaacatttaagatTGCACTATTCCCCATTAcaagaaaattaaagcaaatgcAAAGGCAaaaattttccttttaaaaatacaatatctTGAACATTAATGATGAATTAAACAAACTGTTGACGGtccttcaaataaaatttttggctggactgcaacagcggggccagccctacaaacgtgaatgtctgtgactgaccgagtgactgagtgatgaagttccaccattggtcggctgagttatgaagttacaccattgtaACCATattaggttttgacctggtcttgttccaGGGCTAATGAGTCTGCTCTTCCTTTTTTGGACAAATTGTTGTGCTGTCAGTACTGCTCCTGTATTTTCAGTCAAGTAGAAGTGAAACACTCAACAACAGCTCTCTGGGTGGGTGGGAATAAAGCAACAGGAGCAAAAAGTGTGAATCCTCTCTCATGGTTCAAATATTTTGCAGGTGTCATTCTAAGCTGTTAAAAGTGTCATCTGAGACTTCCAGGCAGTAGATCCAAGCTTCTTTTGCAAAACTGGCTGCTTCTTGCCGCAGTTACTGTCTCCTGGGTTTCTGTAACCTCCAAGTtctccacccactcccccctcctctgtttccctttctgtctttttgcGGTAGGTGTCTGTCGGTGCGGACCGCGCTCGTGGCGTGGGTTCCCGAAAGTCAGCTCTAGGCGTTGCAGAGTTCGGCTGAGGAGTTGTAAATGGAGTTGATGCGCTGTACGTAACTGGCGTAGGGCTCAACCTCCTCCACATCCTGTGCCTGAAtgaaaaaacaacttaaaacGCCAAACGCTCTCCCTCAACAGCgcaacttttattttaatataatttctgAGCAATTTATACCACCCTCCCTCATCATCGCTTATGACCACTCTATACCTAGGCCAAGGGTCCAAACATCATTGGCCCACAACTATCACTGGATCTCGTTCCAGTGAATTTTACGGTTTCTGAACATGTCAAACtgttttttgaataaataaattgtgagtCACAGTTTCCTTTATACTAAATACAGACACATTGTGGAGTGAAGTTCTTGCACAATAagagtgttttgtgtttctcctGGTCAGTACTTACCTGTGGTGTTttgggtggaggaggagcaggaatATTGGATTTCCAGcaatttctgttaaaatataAGAATAGCTGAGTACATGAAAAACCATTAACAGCAACATGATGGTtaaactgttcattttaaacatatcTCTCTCATGGTATTACTTATATTACTGAGAACACCAACAAAGTGAGGAAACATCTAAACCCTGAGTGATGTTAGAAAATTAGATTAAAACTGTCATACCTCAGTTTAGCGAGATGCTTTCTTGTGATGTAAAATCCAGTCAGAATGGCTGCTATGAAACTGATGGACCCCAATGGAATTATTATCCAAAACCATTTGAAGTCTTCTACAGATGGGAGAAATCAAGCAGAATCACAGTATCTTAAGGAACAACTTGAGCATGAGCatctgttacattttttttttttttgttttgtttttacatttctgatgaAGGGTTATTGTCCCCAAGACATCACTTGATTGTTGTTATGGGCTTGGCTGTGCAATACCTTTGTTTATTTGTACAACACCATTGATATATTTACATCTCAATTTAGGCTCTTTTGGACTGAATGATGGACAAATTATCTGAAAATTCTCCAGGCATTTGGGTAGGAAgtataaatgtggaaaaatgtaCTTCAGTGACCATAGTGAACAGTGAAATGCTTCTCTCCCCAGCTGGGGTGGGTGATGATGCAGCTCAGGTTGTCAGCAGGAACATCCACTAGTAACAATGACCTGTGTGGCCTCTAAACCAGAAATGACTGTACCTTCATGGTTTAACGCTAAAATCAGTTCAGTGTGACCCTCTGTCCATCTGGGGTGGGTGATGATGCAGCTCAGGTTGTCAGCAGGAACATGGTCAGGGACGATCAGTCTGCTCTCCACAGTGAAGGAGTCGTCTGTATTATTTTTGGAAGTCTGAGTCACACTGGAGTTCCACGCATTTCTCCAGGAGATGGAGGCAGCTGGTTTACCACCAATAGCTGAACAGACAGCCTCTCTCTTACCATCCCTGATGATAACCAGTCTGGTGAATATCTGTGGGGAAACTGGAAGAACCAAAAAATGAGCTGATTGCAGAATTTTCTTTAAACTTactacatttttatatacacaatgcaaaaaatggtaaatggtctCTAGATGCCAAACTGAATGTATAATCATCTTTGACCCAATTAATGGTTATATAGTTTTATTAATACACtgtctacaaaaataaatggatagACATCAAGCCTAATTAAATGTAACATAGCAGTTTGTCCCTTACTCTGTATAACATTCCATTAAGTAGCCTATCATATgggaaattcaaataaaaaaatttttttatctgaaGTGAATAAGTGCCATGTAGCTTTCATCTTGAAATGCATAAACTGATTCTTTCAAAATGACTGCAGGATTCAACATTCAAGTAGATGAAGTGGTCTCTTACCTATGGCAGATACAGTGATTTCTGCTATGAGACTTGCACCTTGAAATGCAGTTTCACACCTATAAATTCCTATATCTGTGACTTTAAAAATAGGAATGTGCAAGTAGGATTCCCCATTAGATGTGTTGCGCATGACTTTTCCATCCAAACACGTGTCATGAGGAGGTTTGTCTGTGCTAGCTGCTATTGTGCAGTGGTTTCCATTTCTAGGGATCCTCCAGGTGGTGTAGAACATCTCGGTCCATGTCTTATTTGTACATGTGAGATTAACACTCTTGCCAATGGTATATTTTTCATTCCTGTGGTCTGCAAATGGAGAAGAATCAATAACTAAGCACATTTTTGTAATCACTTAGTAAAATACGCTGATAACAGAAAACCATTCATGAATCACAACATGCTACATGTAATCAAAACAGTAACACTGGTCACCTGATACAAAACTCACCAAAAAGTGACTGCGgagaaaaatgtaacttttacTCTTATATAATTCATGGTATAAACCCTTATGCAAATTATGTTTGTGATACAGGATTTAACTGACATTcaagatttttaaataatattctcCATAATCTATTATATACTTTCATATCATGTGAACAGTGTTACCGCCTGACATTCTGACAAAGACAAGAATTTATCTGACAACGTTCCCTTCAAGTGGAAAGAAATCAATTTCATATGAATCCATATTTGGTGGCAGCAGAAACAGTGCTCTTGAAGACAGTGGTTGTTAGAAAAAGATAATTACCAGTAAAGAGAGGTTTTGTGGTAGTATGAGTGCCAGGGGAAGTAGTAGTGGAATTAGTTCCTGAAGGAGTGATCAGAATTATGCAGCATTAATAATGtggcatgcaaatgaaaatgaaaaaatattattattatgtatattagtataaaaacacatgcacatgcacaccacacacacacacacacacacacacacacagtgaggccatgcaaattaaaatgaaacaatatcaTTATCATGTATATTAgtataaaaaacacatgcacatgcatacgtacacacacacacaaacagtgggGCCgtgcaaattaaaatgaaacaatatcattattatgtatattagtataaaaacacatgcacatgcacaccacacacacacacataaacagcaATGACAGTTATGagttaaaacataataaaattataatcatATAAAATTGttagagaaagaaagaacattgTACATTACATCTTTATTTGTTGCATTTCTGCTATTGTGTTTTCTGGTATGCTAGAAAAACATTATTCAATTAGACAATGAACCTTAGTCGTATAATTTTTCATCCTACAGACCTTATGAGTGTTTTTAAGgataaaaaaatcctttaagTGATGCCCAGTATGAGACTGTTCATAGTTTAGTTTAGACTGTTCATAGTTAGTCAAGTTTTCATGAAGTTTCCATGAGACCTAGTTCAATCATTCATCAACCTCAAtgtttgattttcttttaattaagaatataaaaattTGCTCCAAAGATATTAAATTTCAcaattcaaccccccccccccccccccccccaccccccacccccactcccaaaTTTACTTTGACAACCTGAATGGTATTAAATATGTATAACAATCACCTATAATTGATCAGTGACTGATCTCCATTGacaaatttcttatttttatttttttttgtttagctgcGCTGTGCTTTCATGGATTTTCTGGATGAGACCTGACTTTCAAATTCATGGCTTTTCACACAAATTTTGCTTTAAGCAAAATGCATTATCTA
It contains:
- the LOC135250367 gene encoding cell surface glycoprotein CD200 receptor 1-A-like — protein: MPYTSGAPEGNMDSQRILVTISLVMALSASCNLAQNTGTNSTTTSPGTHTTTKPLFTDHRNEKYTIGKSVNLTCTNKTWTEMFYTTWRIPRNGNHCTIAASTDKPPHDTCLDGKVMRNTSNGESYLHIPIFKVTDIGIYRCETAFQGASLIAEITVSAIVSPQIFTRLVIIRDGKREAVCSAIGGKPAASISWRNAWNSSVTQTSKNNTDDSFTVESRLIVPDHVPADNLSCIITHPRWTEGHTELILALNHEEDFKWFWIIIPLGSISFIAAILTGFYITRKHLAKLRNCWKSNIPAPPPPKTPQAQDVEEVEPYASYVQRINSIYNSSAELCNA